The Piliocolobus tephrosceles isolate RC106 chromosome 16, ASM277652v3, whole genome shotgun sequence DNA window AGTAACATGATGTACAGGTTTGTGGTCTAGGAGCAACAAGCTGTCCCACATGGCCTGGGTGTGTAGGAGGCTATGccacttaatattttttttccttctcttccctggaATTGCCATTTGATTTCCTTAAGTATACTCTGTGACTGTGCAATGTCAAGTTAAACTTCTCAAAACTTATTTGCATTGCTAAGGCAGGCATGACTGTGTAGTAATATGTCCCATCATCAACCTCTGAGGGTGTCACAGGTGGGGCCTTTAGCCAGGGAGACACAGCCTTGCCTGGAGTCCTCCTCTCGTCTTCCACTGTCTCAACCCTGCTACAGCCCTCCTGGGGTGAGTGGCCTCTGCCCATGCTGGGAGCAGGGAGCAGCCTCTGGCTGGCCCACGAGGCTCTGTCGCATCTCTGTTCCCTATGCATGCGGGTGGCTGTCGACCCTTGGGGCAGGTGCAGAGGCTGCAAGAGGGGCCATAGCTCTCTCAGGCTCCTTACAAACAGCCATTCCTGCCCCCAGGAACGTGGCACAGGGTAGGGAAGCCCAAGAGGAGATGCTGGAACAGAGGCAGGGCTGTCTGGGATGCCACATCCCAGGGACGAGAATAGCTGGTGTTAACTGCTGTAACTAGAACTCCTCCCAGTGTGAGCACTGCTGGGGCTGCAAGAAGCCCTTTGAGGGGCTGCGACCCCAAGGCGCAGGCTCAAAGATCCAAGGCTGATTGTAACACCCCCCTAAGGAAGCAGGGCCTGGCTGACTCCTTTAGCTGAGTGAACGCAGCTCTGAAGCCTGACCTGGGCTGGGACAGCCGAGGCGGCCACCAGAGGGTGCTCCTGCCCCCGCTCTGCTCCAAAGAGTAAATACGACAAACGGTCCATCCCCAGGAGTCCGTGCGTCTGCACAGCGGCCGCCTGTCCAGCCTTCTGGGAGGCTCTGGCATCCAAGCGGTGTGACCACATGGCTGGCTTcctccccctgccctccccaaGCCCTGACTCACTGGGGTTTTGTGCTCGGACTCAAAGAGCTCCATTGACAGCGGGGCTGGGGTCAGTTTCTCTCCACACAGCCTGGCCTGCTGGGTGGCACAACCAGGCAAATGTCACAGGGCCCGGCCCCTGGACTCTGGAGCCCTGCCCTGACAGCTGGGCCAGGAGTGCGGTCACAGCCCCGGCAGAAGGCCCTCACCTCACGAGGAACATGAGGTGCCTTGCCGGGCGCGCAGGCCACTCCCGGGTCACTCAGGATTCCAAGTTCTCCCCCAAGACGCCTTCAGACGCTGAGTGGTACAAGGGCCTCCCCAGGGACTGGCTGCAAAGCCTCCTGCTCGTCTTGGGAGGGCACCAGCTCCCCACTGTTTACTGTTGTTCCTGAGAGGCCAGAGGGAGGGCCCAGCCAGGGAGTGGCCAGAGGGACAGAAGGGGTGGCCTTCCCGCGGGAGGGTGGGTGCCCCAGACCTGAGAGCACCGCAGGACTCCCCTCCACAGGCTCAGGTGGCGCCTCCCCAGGGTCCTCctggccagggaggcagagagccGACTTCCTTCTTCAGCTCCCAACTCAGGCCCAGCCCACGGCATGGgagtgggggagagggagaggaggggaggagggggaaggaagaaggaggagagagggagctcATCCCGTCCCCGAGCAGCCCTCTCAGGGCAGAGGTGAGGCACCGGGACATGAAGTTGGAGGACAAGTTCCCACGCAGGGCTTCCTCAGGCTCCCCCTCGCGACGGTAATTTGACACTTGGATCTCCAGGAcgaccaacaacaaaaaagccaggcAGAGACAGCAGCTGGCTGTCAGCAGAGGGGCTGGGCTGAGGCGCCCAGGGGAGCTGCGGCACCCACGGAGGAAGTACGAGGACAGCACGCACGTGGAGGCTCCGCGCTGGGGCACTGCTGCTCAGCCCCCGACACCTGAGCTCCCAGGTGAGTGGAAATGGCCACAGAAGAAGGGAGGATCGTGAGGGAGCAGCAAGGGTCTCCTGCCCCCAGGGTGAAGGGCCACAGTCTACCATAAACACGGAGAGGTCTTGGGGGACATGCTGGGCCACTTTCCTGCAGGGAAATCAGGCAGCCTCCTGCACGCACCTGCACTCTCCCTCCTGCTGGGACCCTGCACTAGGGGAGGGCCGGGGGCTCTGCTCAGCGCGCCTCCCGCTCCGCCTGCTGTGCAGCAGAGGGGCCCCGAGGGCCTGCTTATTCTGCAAGTTCATTTCAGCTCTTTTATTCAGGGGGCTTAAAAGAGGGATTTGGCTGTCCAGCTTGGAAGAGAACGGCTGCTGGCCTGCTGAGCCTCCCTTTTTCCCAGGATTAGGGCAGAGCCCTGTCGAGGTCAGTGCGGGGTCTGCCCAGCCAGTGTGTGGCACCCCCAGGATGCAGCAGGACTCCACCCATCTGTGTCCGTTCGGGGGCTTGGCCCACTCACTGCCCATGTTCTCAGTTCAGAGCTCGGCCTGGGTCCTCCTCCCTGGGCCCACCTAGAACTGCATGAGCTTCCAGATCTCCCCCTGGTGATGAGCCTTGAACACCAAACCAGGAACCTGGATGACTGACTTTCAGCCCAGGCTCAGGTGGGGAGAAGGTCACAGAAATGAGGCTGGGAGGGACCACGCTGGCAACCGGGACTTCTGCTGTGCCACTGTGACGCACAGGTTGATGGGACACCGCCCCTAAGGAAGCAGGGCGCGACTGTTTGGTTCTTTGGGGAGCACTGAGAGCAGCCCTCCTGGGCAGGGCCCGTGAGCCGAGGCCGCCtactcctcctgcctccctgtccTCAAGCCTGCATTAAAGCCACCACCTCCCATACGTTTTCCTCAAAGCAAACAAGCTGGCATCtagtaagaaaggaaaacaacGACCCAGGGAAATGTGGAAACCAAGGACCAGCCACGTGTTCCCAGCTCGGCAGAGGCTGGGGGCTTCGGCTGGGGCTGGTGCCTGTGGAGCGAGCTCCTGCGGTGTTGGGAGGCGCACAGCAGGGAAGAGTCAGGCCAGGTGGGGGTGAGGGCACAGTGGTGAGCCTGGAAACCCCACTGGCTGTCACTCACAAGACGCCCCAGGCAGGCAGGTGGGGATCCCTGTCCTGCATCCACAGGACACAAGTGGACAGGGTCTCTCCAACATAGTTCCTGAACCAGGACGGAGAGGGAATCAACGGCCAGTTTCTGTAGCTGCAGAAGGAGCGCCTACTGTTTCTAACACCAGCAGCAGAAAGCGCTTCCTCCTGTCCTGGGTGGCTACAGGAGCAGGGCCTGCCAGGGGTTCAAGCACCACTTTCTACTTCTAGTTGGAGCCAGGGCAAAAAGGGGAGTCACCCAAAGGCTCAGTGCCAGAAACAGGGGCATCCCCCCAGCTGCTCAGGCACAGGACCCTGCAAATCTCCCACAAGTGTCAGTTATGCCTCCTTCTAGCTGGACCTCAAACAAGATAATGCCCGGTAGGACAAGAGTGGCTGAAACCCACCATGACGAAACAACAGGGCAGAGCAAGCACCCCTCTGGGACCCCGCGCCGCCAGCACACCTCGCTTATCAGTCTCAAACACGCCGCCTGCTGCCAGCCCTTCCTTGTGGGGTGCCTGGGGTTGTAGTATCAGCTCTGCGAGGAGGAAACAGGGAAGCTTCAGGACCAAGTGGCAGCTGTCTGGCCTGCGGGATGCCTGCCTGTTGCAAGGCTCCGTGTGCCAGGAGATGCCACACAAAGGAATGCTTCCCATCCCTCCGGCTCTGTCAGCCTTCTCTGCCCTGCGTGTTTCCCCTGTGCCGACCACTACTGCAGCCAGGGCGCACCCTCTGAAGGCTCCAAGCAGGGCTGGCTGggtagcctgggcagcaggatgGCCTGGTGGCAGCTGGGCTACACTCCCTCTCAGGGCCAGAGGAAGCCACCACTTGCTCTGGCAGCCACTCAGGAACCCGAGGATCCTGAGAAACCTCCAACCAAGGCACTACTGAGCGTGGGGCTGGGAGGGATTCTAGTTGCCCTGGTTCACAGGTGGGCACTACTGAGCATGGGGCTGGGAGGGATTTTAGTTGCCCTGGTTCACAGGTGGGCACTACTGAGTGTGGGGCTGGGAGGGACTGGTTGCCCTGCTTCATAGGTGGGAAGGGTGGTTTTGGAAGGTGTTGGGTGAACCTGAGATAGAAAGACTGGAAAAATACAGGATCATCAGTAgccctcctgggcttccctgccttcctcctgccaaactaggaagggaaaggggaggagaggtGGCCAGCCTCAGCGCTCCCACGTTCCCCTCGCCACAGCTGGGAACACTAAGGTTCCCTTAGGAGCAGCGGCTGGGGCACACGCCACACAGTCACCTGACGGCTGCTGGTTATATTGGGCACCAAGCGTCAGGCACTCCTTGGCCTGGCTTTAAATAGCCCGCTGGGAAGACCGGCTGGGGACTGGCTGGAATGCGCGTCTGCCTCTTTAGAGAACAGGAACCCCCTGTTCCCCCACCTGCTCCATGAAGGTTCAGTCGCGGGCTTAGGCTCCAAAGGACAAGATATCAACTGCAAAACAAAGGGAGTCCTGGGGTTCCTCTCCAGCTCTCTGGGGGCAGAACAGCCACGTCCAGCGGTCCCACTTCTGCTCACTGTGTGACAGGATATCGTTTGAGTACCCCTGGGTCAGACCCTAGGGCTGGGTGAGGCTGGCCATGCCTGGCTGGCAAATTCAGCCTCCAGTCCGCCCCCTAGGGAAGCCCTGGACACAAAGCTATGCCACTATCCACAGCCGCAGCCTGCTGCTGCTGGGAACTGATACTTTTCCCAGCTGGGGGCCGGGGTCCACCCGGCATGAGTCTGCAGCTCTCCCACTTTGCAGACCCTGGAGGAGGCTGGCCAGAGCTCCTCAGCAACAAACCCCACTTTTCCTGCACCAGTAAATTTAGCCTCAGTCCAAGCATCTTCCTCCCTGTTCTGGTGAGCATGACCCCAGGTCTCCATGCCACTTCTCGCTCATAAGGAAAACTCCCCCCTGCAATCTCTCCCTGCCCGCGTCCTCTTTTAAGGAGTGTCTCTGCTGGGCTACATGAGGCCGTGTAGGCACAGTGCCAATCAAGCTGAAAACGCCAGACCAAGtgcagagagggaggggagaaaggcaGCCGAGCTCCTGAACCACGCACCAACTGTCCCGTAAGGGACACTGTTGGCATTGTCGTCCCTCTAAGAATGAGGGAACCTGGAAAGCTAGGGCGTGAGGATGGCACGGAGGTACCGGAACCAAGAGGGGACCACTGTCCTTGTGCAAGCCTGCTCCACCTGGCCAGAGGGAATGTCCCATTCGGTCTGACCAGAGGGGACAGTCCTACGCTCAGGCTGGCTAGGCACACAAGACCTGTACCTGTGGTGACAAGGACTCCAGGTAGTCTCAAAGGGCCTGGTGTGGCCCCGGCCTGGTGGTGATATGCTGATAAAAGCAGCTTCAGATCCACAACGTGGGCTGGGGCTGGCTGAGCACAACCAGTTGGCTTCCAGGGGGCTCTGGGCCCTCGCTGCTGTACTGAGCCCACTGCAAGGGCAGTGCCCTCAGGGGGGCTGCTCCTGGCTATCTTGCTGGTCTAAGCTGCAGACAGACCTCCATGGGGAGATAGCGTGGGGCACCAGTGGGGGTGCTGGCTGGGGCCCTGTCCTGCTGTGTAACCTCAGAGAAGCTGCTTGCTCtcttgggtctcagtttccccatgtgtaGAAGGAAGGAGGCGGGAACGGATGATCTGTGGCAGTCTAGGACCCTATGCCTCTCAGTCCATTTGAACGCTGAGATCCTCACCTCTGCAGAAATGCAGTCACTCCAGGTGAGGTGTGAGAAGCTGGGTGGATTGAATTCAGGGAACCTCCCGCTTTTGACAGGAACTCACCTAATTTTCCACGGAGCCATCTTCTGCCTGCCACCCTCATTGTCACTTAAAAAAACAGCTCCccaagccaggcgcagtggctcacatctgtaatcccaacactttgggaggccaaggagggcgggttacctgaggtcaggagtttgagaccaggctaacgtgatgaaatcccgtttctactaaaactacaaaaattagctgggcatagtggcacgtgcctgtaatcccagctactcgggaggctgaggcaggagaatcacttgaacctgggaggcagaggttgcagtgagctgagatcatgccattgcactctagcttgggcgacaagagggaaactccatctcaaaaaaaaccaaaaccaaaaacaaaaacatatctcCCCACCTCCAGCTTGCCTACCTTCCTTCAGGGCACACACCACAGACATCCTAGGACAGACACCTAAAAGGTGTTGGGGGTGCTGGTGACGGTGCACAGGGGTGACAGCCCCCAAAGCCAGTGAGATCCCTCCCAGGGGGGCATTCTCATGTGCTGGGCACTGCCCCCGTGGCTGTCTACAACATGCTGCTAGATGGTCAGTCCTCTCAACAGCCTCAAAACATAGGCATCTCATTCCATATCAGAGACATGAAGCAACCTGTTCATGTCACAAAAGGAAGAAGTGGAGGTGGCATTCAAGGAGGGGCAGCTGAAAACACGAGAGCAGGCCCCTGGCAGAGAAGGAAATCCAGAAGGTACATGCCGGCTGCCATCTTGCTTCTGAAGGATTATGAGGCAGAAGAGGGGGCAAGGTCTAAGTGACCACAAGTGGGACTAACTGGGGGCCAGCAGGGAGTCCGACCTTCTGCAGTGGGTGGGCTGCCTTAGCGGGCGGGGGTTCCTCACCCTCCTGGGTGCTCATGCAAACGCCACATGGCCTCAAGGATGGCCGCAGGCCAAGTGCAGGGTGGAGGGCTCCATTCAGTGACCTTCACGGTGGTTCTAAACCAGCTCTGCCAAGGCAGCAGCAATGGGAGTGACCGGCCTCACTGCAGCCATCCCAGGGAGAACCGGCTGAGACCTGGGACGAGGCAACGATCATTACAAGGGCACGAGCCCCTGGCCACCTGTCCCCCCCACCACCCTGGATTAAAGCAACTGCCTTGGTGAACTGGATCAGGCTGGGTTGGGACAAGGCTGTCTCTGCCCCCTCTCTAAAGAGGCACCAGCTCCCTCATGCCCACAGGAGAGGCAGAAGGGGAAAGCGGCTCAAAGACACAACAGCCCGACAGCCTCAGCCTGGAGCTGCACCTTGGGCTTCTTGGGCACCCTGAGACAGGAAGAGGCTCttctggggcaggggtgggagtggAGAGGACTTTCCTGGTCAGACCAGAGAAACAGATGAAGGCAGCAGGGGAAGGGCTGGCTTGACATCCTGGGCCTCCTGACCCCCTCCCAACAGACAGGACAGAAACCCTGGCAAAACCTGGAGGGACACGGTGCAGCCTCCTGCCTCCGGCAGAACACGCATGAGTGCAGAAACTGGGCTGGTGGGAGAGGCTgggcagcctgggagacaaggagGGGCAGTTTTCACCTCTGACTGACCCTGGCCAGAAGCCCCATGAACCTGCTCTTGGGAGAACCTGCTCCTTCTGTCCCCACATTGATGGAAGGCAAGATAACCAGTTTGGCATCCTATGCCAGTCTCCCCACCCCGAGGGGACCCGGGTGCCAGCAGGGAGCTGTGCCAGTCCCAAGCACCTGGGCAAAACCTAGGAGTGGTACCTCAAGACAAGGGAACGGAACAGCGAAGACAGAAACcaccaccagcctcagccttggCAGGCAGCCCCCGAAGCAAGCCCTTGGTCTCACTGTCCTCACCGGTTTCCTCCACCCTGAGCTGTGTCAGCTGAGTGGGGACTGAGGGCCACCACTAGGTGGAAGTCACCAGGGGTGCAATGTGCGAGACCTGACAAACTTGTTCTGCGGGCTACGGATGGGTATGAGGGTGGAATCTCAGTGCTGCAGCGAGTGTGGGGCCAGCCGTGGAGGCTCCAGGTGTTCTCTCTGCCCCAGCACAGCCCGGCAGGAGCCCCGACAGGAAGCCAGAGCAGCATGGCCGCCACCGACTTCGTGCAGGAGATGCGTGCCGTGGGTGAGAGGCTGCTGCTCAAGCTGCAGAGACTGCCCCAGGCTGAGCCCGTGGAGATCGTGGCCTTCTCAGTCATCGTCCTTTTCACAGGTTAGTTGGGGCACTCAGAGCCCTATGGCTCTCCCTGGCATCTGGGAGAGACCACACCATGGTGCCAGCCACAGGGCTGGCAGAGGTGGCAGGTGTCTCCCGGATCAAGGAGGAAAACCAGTTGTCCTTTGGGGGAAGCCAAGGGAGTTCCCTCATCCTCTGATATGCTGCTTGGGTAATGGGTGGTGCTGGGGACTGGGCCCCGCAGTACCCCGAGATCCCAAGCATGGGGATGATGGGAGCCAGGCTTGGGCAGCGAAACAGAAGATACAACATGGAGGAAGTTGGCCCTGGCGGCTGGCATGGGGACTGTCGACACCTCTCACCAGCCTCTCGGGTCTTTCTGACCTCTCCACCAGACCTGTGGGGGAAAGACCCTGGCACGCAGTGGGTTtctctgggaggaggaggggcatCCTTTCTCTCCCCAGCCTGAGTCCTGTGCTCTCACCCGGCCCTCCAGCCACTGTTTTGCTGTTGCTGCTGATagcctgcagctgctgctgcGCTCACTGCTGCTGCCCTGAGCAGAGAGGCAGGAAGGTCCAGGTGCAGCCGACACCACCATGACGGACGGGGGATGGCTGAGGAGAAGCTGGAGAGGAGATGACCAACGCTATGACACAGGCCATCAGCCTGGCCCTGCAGCCCTCACCCCTCAAGACCAGGCTCCCCTGGCCCCAGCTCTGGCCCGGCCCAGGTACCTGGACACTGACAACTTGAGCCCTACCAAGGAAACCAAGGCTGGTATAGGTGCAAACCTCTCATCTGCCAGTGGACACTGGGTGCTGGGGAGTCAGCTGTTTCAAAGACTGGGTCAACTGCCTGGGCTTCTTCGCCTACCTGCACTTTTTAACAAAACAAGGAAGTAGGGGTCCCCATACCTTGATGGAGAACAGCCCCCACCTGTGGGCAGTTGGCCCTTGGGGCTCTGCTGATCCATGCCAAAGAGGAGCAAGGCAATCAGAGGGGCTTTGTGCAATAGCTTCTGCATCCGAGCTCCCGCCAGAGCGTAAGCATGTCAGTATTCTAGTCCAGTATTTGCCGGTTTCCAAGTAAAAGCTTTTGTGTTATGTTTCTGCGGTGCCGGACTCCCTGAGGTTGGGCTGGGCTCTGTGCATCGGGAGGGCGTATAGCTGGTGCCTGTCCTTCCCAGGCCTCTGCTCTCCCTGTGCCCGCAAAAGCTGGAAAACCACGCGGAGAAGCGTGCCACACAGGCGGTAACACCACGGGACCCGTGGATGGTGCCATGAAATTCCTGTCATGCATCAGCTGCTAATGAGCTCTGCCAGGCCGAGGCACTACTCTGCAGAGTGGCAGAGACTGCGTTTGCCCAAAGGCAGCAGCTAGGCTTGGGAACAGCACTTCACTCTGTCCACTGTCTGCGCCTTTGGCTTGCACACCCCACACTTTCCAGAGAACTTTCCAGGTAGAGCTATGAACCCAGGAGTGAGGGGAGGCTCCAGAAATGCCAATGGGTCCAGACAGAGCATCCTGAGGTGCCTCCCCAGGGCTTCCCCAGAGTCACGAGAAGTCTGTGTTTTTCACATGCTTCCATCATCTCGGCCTGCGTAGCTGTGCTCTGGCACCTGGGAGCAGAGCCCTGTCTACCTGGGAAACATGTCATGGAGAGGGGAATGCCAGCCCCTGTCACACCCCTGCCATTTCCAGCTGGCAGTCCAGGCCACACTGGCAATAGCAGGCAGGGAGGGGAAGCTCTCACCCTCTGGTTTCACTTTCTAGTGTCCACGGACTTGTCTGACAGGTTTAGGTTAAAGACCTGGAGAGTAAGTGTTttcatacaaaagaaaagaaattcaaaaatttgCCCATTCTCAGCCCCCTCCAAAGAACAGGATtcagaatgatgatgatgatgatggctaaATTTACTGAGGGGTTACACAAACTCAGCATTGTCTTCAGCATTTTGGTGCAGATAAACTCATTTACTCATCACAGTACCTCCACGTTGAAGATACCACTGTtacccccattttagagatgaggaaccTGGGCCTCAGCAATGCTGGGTGACCTGTCTAAGTTCAACTAGCTGAAAAGCAGCAGAGCCTGCCTGAGTCCAGCCtatctggctccagagcctctGCTTACCACACCCAGGGCTCCAAGACCCAGAACTTGGCCTTCTGGATGCAGGACAGATAACGCTCTAATCCCATTATCCTCCATCGACCAACCCTATACCCAAAACACCCACAccccaaactctgtctcaaaataacctTCACAGGAGTGGGTGGGACCCAACAGGTAAGAGCTGGGGTGGTGCCCAATGAGGCATCCCTCCCAGAAGAAAAACACAGGGGAGTGGACGGACAGGAAACCCCACATTTTTCATTCCCAGCACCAAGGGCTGGGGGGTCTCTGGAAGCCTTCTGTTTGGGAGATGGTCAACAGGGAAGCAGCCTGGGTAACTTTTTCATAAGCCAGTTTTCATCAGCATAAGAATAGCCCTGCTCCAGGGCAGCTGAGGCTGAGGCCCTTTGCTAGAAAATATTCTGCTTCCCCAGCCCAGCTGCTCGAGGTGGGAACCACAGACAGCCCCGGACGTGGACAGGCCAAATGGCCGCTCCAGGGCAGGCGGTACACAACTGCTAAGTCCACACAGGATTCGGTCCCTGCCCTCACAGGACTCACTCCTCTCTGCTCCTTCGCCAACTGGCACACACGGGGCCCGGCTCTCAGGCCAACCCCTTCGCAGGCTTCAAACCCACTGAGATTAACCAGACCTGCTCTCCGACAATAGCCTGGCCCACTCCTTCAAGAAGCAGCTTCTCGTGCTGGTCTTCCCTGGGGAAGATGGGCATGGAAAGGTGGCAGCAGTTGCCCGACTGTgggaaagaataaacagaaagatGCTGCAGACCTGGGCAGCCCGAAGATGGGCGAGAGCCATGGAAGGGGTGGCCATCAGGCTGGTTTCAGGTTCAGAGGACGTCTGACTTGGCCACCACCTCTCTGTTCCCGCCACTGTGCCATCCTGGACCACGCTGCCATCAATGCTTACCTGTGGTCACTGCAGCAGCATCCTAAGAGGTCCCCACAATCATCTGGCCAGCCTCTTCATGCCCACCCCCAGCTGTGCCCTCCGCTTCCACCACAGGGCAGGCTGCTTTTGGCTCCTCAAAAGGGCTGCACTCTACTCTGAAGACCTGTGTGCCGTACTGTCTGTACATCATGCCTGATTAAAAGCTACAAtcgtggctcctgcctgtaatcccagcattttgggaggccgaggcaggcagatcatttgaggtcaggagtttgagaccagcctgaccaacatggtaaaacctgtctctactaaaaatacaaaaaaattagccgagtgtggtggtgcatgcctgtagtcccagttactcgggaggctaaggcaggagaattgcttgaacccaggaggcagaggttgcagtgagctgagatcatgccactgcactccaaccggggtgacagagtgagattctgtcacaaataaataaacaaacaaaaaactacaacaGACCAGCACAGTATatcacatgcatgtaatcccagcactttggaaggccaaatgAGGTAGGATCCTTGAGCTccggaatttgagaccagcctaggcaacatggggagaccctgtccctacaaacataaaaaaaattagccaggcatggtagcacacacctgtggtcccagctactcctgtggaggttgaggcaggaggactgcctaggccatgacagtgccactgcactctagcctgagtgacagagcaagaccctgtctcaaaaaaaaaaaaaaaaaaaagagacaataaagCCACGGATACAAGAATCTCATTAGAAAAATTTGGCAGACAGTATATATAAGTTTTCtcccagccgggcatggtggcacacaactgtaatcccagctactcggaagggggaggcaggagaatcgcct harbors:
- the SMIM5 gene encoding small integral membrane protein 5; amino-acid sequence: MAATDFVQEMRAVGERLLLKLQRLPQAEPVEIVAFSVIVLFTATVLLLLLIACSCCCAHCCCPEQRGRKVQVQPTPP